From Hirundo rustica isolate bHirRus1 chromosome 1, bHirRus1.pri.v3, whole genome shotgun sequence, a single genomic window includes:
- the NSMAF gene encoding protein FAN isoform X2, giving the protein MFSKDSKTIQRSVSFSNMALSSCLILPGDTTVISSSWDNHIYFYSIAFGRQQDVLMGHDDAVSKICWRDGHLFSASWDSTVKVWHCVPGETLSNKKHHFELLAELEHDVSVNTIDLNAANTILASGTKEGAISVWDLTTATMLHQLPCHSGTVFHAAFSPDGRHLLSTGEDCCFKVIDVQTGMLISSVTAEEPQRCFKWDGNTILSGSQSGELLIWDLLGGKVTERIKGHTGAVTSMWMNEQCNSVITGGEDKQIMFWKLQY; this is encoded by the exons gcTTTGTCATCTTGTCTGATCTTACCAGGAGATACCACTGTCATAAGTTCTTCATGGGATAATCATAT atatttttattcaatTGCATTTGGAAGACAGCAAGACGTCCTAATGGGCCATGATGATGCAGTCAGTAAGATCTGTTGGCGTGATGGGCACTTATTTTCTGCATCTTGGGATTCCACTGTGAAG GTGTGGCACTGTGTTCCTGGAGAGACCTTGAGCAATAAAAAACACCACTTTGAACTGCTTGCAGAGTTAGAACATGATGTTAGT GTAAATACAATTGACCTTAATGCTGCAAATACCATCCTGGCATCTGGAACCAAAGAGGGTGCCATTAGTGTTTGGGATCTTACTACAGCAACAATGTTGCATCAGTTGCCGTGTCACTCTGGGACTGTATTTCATGCTGCTTTTAGTCCTG ACGGCAGACATCTACTGAGCACAGGGGAGGACTGTTGTTTTAAAGTAATAGATGTACAAACTGGAATGCTCATATCTTCTGTGACCGCTGAAGAACCACAGAG GTGCTTCAAATGGGATGGAAATACCATCTTATCAGGATCTCAGTCTGGTGAATTACTGATTTGGGACCTTCTTGGAGGAAAAGTTACTGAAAGAATCAAAGGGCATACAG GTGCTGTAACATCCATGTGGATGAATGAACAGTGCAACAGTGTTATTACAGGAGGGGAAGACAAACAAATCATGTTCTGGAAGCTGCAATACTAA